Genomic DNA from Panulirus ornatus isolate Po-2019 chromosome 33, ASM3632096v1, whole genome shotgun sequence:
GTGATAGGATTAGGTCTACAAATATAACCTAATGCATGAAATGTGTATATTGAATGGAAATTATTGGATTTTTTATACTAGGTTAAGAATATgagttatgaatgaaaatatcaTCACAAATTTGAATATATTTTAAAGATTTAAGGATGACTGAATGATACCCAAGGCCACCTGGGTCACCATAGGTGTTGGTCTGGGGAGGTCATGCCAAGTTAGTGTTTATTATGTCTAATGCAACTTCTAAGGTTGTTTTTGATTGAGGAGTTTCAAAGTTACTGCTGCTCCTTTTGGCAACCAAAGTAAAATTTTAGTGCATTGGTGTCACATCTTGAACAGAAATGGCTCGACTTCAAAATAATGATAGGGTTTATCATGGACTGGTTACATTTGCTCATTGATGTAATTGTGAAACAGCATTGTTCACAACTTTATTCAAGGACTACTTTATCTTAGTTCTTCCCTTTGATATATTACATATTTGATGTTTGTGGGTATAGtgattcttccttcatttcacaGGTGGTTGACAGTTTGAAAGTAGGTAATGAATCACTAAAGCAGATCAACGAGATGCTCAGTATTGAAGATGTGGAGCGTATTTTGGATGAAACTCAGGAGGCAGCAGAAAAACAAAGGGTATGTCCAAAAGTTATAATACATTGAACTTGTttactatttctttcttttatgttttgCAGAAATGAtttgaagataaggagataatgagtgaggagagagagagagagagagagagagagagagagagagagagagagagagagagagagagagagagagagagaggacggtattcagtgttaggtggtttaatcatgtaagtaatgaaggggtaagagagatgtgtggaaataaaaagagtgtggttaagagagcagaagagggtgtgttgaaatggtttggacatatggagagaatgagagaggaatgattgacaaagaggatatatgtgtcagaggtgaagggaacaaggagaagcaggagaccaatttggaggtggagggatggagtaaaaaagatttagaGAGATCAGggtggaacatgcaggagggcgagaggcatgcagtgaataaagtgaattggaacgatgtggtataccagggttgacatgctgtcagtggactgaaccagggcttgtgaagcatcttgggtataccatggaaagttctgtgggccctggttgtgaaaagggagctgtggttttggtgcattgcacatgacagctagaaacagtgtgaacgaatgtggccttttttcttggtgctacctcattgaagcgggaggtagcgatgctatttcctgtggggtggggtaacgacaggaatggatgaaggcaagcaagtatgaatatgtacatgtgtatatatgtatgtatatatatatatatattaaaaaagggggtgactgtattgatgactggttggtaaggttatttaatgtatgtatgattcgtggtgaggtgcctgaggattggcggaatgcttgcatagtgccattgtacaaaggcaaaggggataagagtgagtgctcaaattacagaggtataagtttgttgagtattcctggtaaattatatgggagggtattgattgagagggtgaaggcatgtacagagcatcagattggggaagagcaatgtggtttcagaagtggtagaggatgtgtggatcaggtgtttgctttgaagaatgtgtgagaaatacttagaaaagcaaatggatttgtatgtagcatttatggatctggagaaggcatatgatagagttgatagagatgctctgtggaaggtattaagaatatatggtgtgggaggcaagttgttagaagcagtgaaaagtttttatcgaggatgtaagacatgtgtatgtgtaggaagagaggaaagtgagtggttctcagtgaatgtgagtttgcggcaggggtgtgtgatgtctccatggttgtttgatttgtttatggatggggttgttagggaggtgaatgcaagagttttggaaagaggggcaagtatgcagtctggtgtgaatgagagagcttgggaagtgagtcagttgttgttcgctgatgatacagcgctggtggctgattcatgtaagaaattgcagaagctggtgactgagtttggtaaagtgtgtgaaagaaaaaagttaagagtaaatgtgaataagagcaaggttattaggtacagtagggttgagggtcaagtcaattgggaggtaagtttgaatggagaaaaactggaggaagtaaagtgttttagatatctgggagtggatctggcagcggatggaaccatggaagcggaagtgaatcatagggtgggggagggggcgaaaattctgggagccttgaagaatgtgtggaagttgagaacattatctcggaaagcaaaaatgtgtatgtttgaaggaatagtggttccaacaatgttgtatggctgcgaggcgtgggctatggatagagttgtgcacaggaggatggatgtgctggaaatgagatgtttgaggacaatatgtggtgtgaggtggtttgatcgagtaagtaatgtaagggtaagagagatgtgtggaaataaaaagagtgtggttgagagagcagaagagggtgttttgaaatggtttggtcatatggagagaatgagtgaggaaagattgaccaagaggatatatgtgtcggaggtggaaggaacgaggagaagtgggagaccaaattggaggtggaaagatggagtgaaaaagattttgagtgatcggggcctgaacatgcaggagggtgaaaggcgtgcaaggaatagagtgaattggaacgatgtggtataccggggtcgatgtgctgtcagtggattggaccagggcatgtgaagcgtctggggtagaccatggaaagttgtgtagggcctggatgtggaaagggagctgtggtttcggtgcattatttacatgacagctagagactgagtgtgaacgaatggggcctttgttgtcttttcctagcgctacctcacacacacgaggggggagggagttgttattccatgtgtggcgaggtggcgatgggaacaaataaaggcagacagtatgaattatgtacatgtgtatatatgtatatgtctgtgtgtgtatatatatgtgtacattgtgatgtataggtatgtatatttgcgtgtgtggacgtgtatgtatatacatgtgtttgtgggcgggttgggccattctttcgtctgtttccttgcgctaccttgctaacgcgggaggcagcgacaaaggaaaatagataatggGTATTCATAATCACTCCAGAACCTGTTTCTATTAAAGAGTCCTAGCATTACcaaggacctttctaaagactcctgcaaCCCATGGCCTGCTGCTTCTGGTAGCAGGGAAATTTGgatttctttggagtgagaaattctttagcAAGACTTTCTGCCAATGATACAGCCATGCTAAGGTTGacatctgctttttttttctcaagagctcatctagattttttcttttctgctcTGCTTCTTCTATAATATCTCCATCTCATTAGTTTTTcttcaaaatatggattttttttctgaatttttttgtcctcaattttttttcttttttccacatatATTTGTAGTTATAGCCAAAATGATTAGTGTTTTTGTCTTGCAGTCACTAAATTTGTGTGTTTTGTTCAACTGCAGGAGATTGATGCCCTTTTAAGTGGAGGAATATTTACGGAAGAGGATGAAACTGCAGTAGAAGAAGAATTAGATGCCCTTATTGCTGATGCTGTTCAGAAACAGTTACCAGAAGTTCCTGCAGCTGCTGAAAACCCAGAGGTGGAACTTCCCAATGTTCCTGAAACATTACCAGGTAGGACTTAAGATCATGTGGAAAAGTGTCATAACAAACTTAAAATGTCTTTTCCAAACATATTACATAGATCTATTtcatatcttcattacttttcatgGTAGTATGACTAGATAAACCTGTAAGTTTCATAAGTGcttattttcatgtgaaaattCACTGTTTTGATTAAGTTTGAGAGCCACCAAGAAATAGACAATTATGATTCCAGAAATATTAGCATTAAGCCAATCAGCAAAGCACTATGTATACACACAAGCAGGACAAGTCAGAGTAGGGTGCACTTGGGAAAATGTGATCAGTTTTATACCATCCATACATTAGGGCATGACATAGCTTTAAGACAATGAGCAAGACAAGGTAATTGATTAAATAtacacttttcatcatttatcctTCTCATTTTAGTTGTTGCTCACATCTAGTTGCTATTCATGTTAAAGTCTTTCCTTAAGAACCCCTTGGCCTTAGTTTCTAGTTTATGTTAATAGTGAAGGCTCCTAAGGTATGCTTCTGATAAATCCTCCAAAATCTGTGCAGCATTGGCTCCTTTTGTATGCCAGCATTGTATGctcctcatggtgaagtgtctggttTTTTTATTCAACTCTTGTAGATTTGACAGGTTTTGCATGACAGCTTTATACCACTTAACAGTACTCCTCTTTATTCTCTATGCTACATCCATTTATGACAAAATTGCAGTAATTAGTGTTGTGAACACAAAATCAGATCTGTTTCACAAGACTACTCACTTTTTGTTGCCATTGTACCTTGTTATCATCTTTGTTATCTATTCTGTACTGATAGTTTCTGTGTGTAATCAGGAATGGATAACATGAGGTAGAACAGAATTCGACACTGAAAGGTTTTGCTTACATAAATCTCTTTCTTTCAGAAccagagaaggaaaaggaaaagccAAGAGAAAAGGTTGCACTGGCAGCATCCTAATGATTTAAGGCACTGCTACTCCAGACAGACTTTTGTTTGGtattatcatcactgtcacctCCATTGTTGCTGCCTTAAATGGATAATGGTATGTCAGCAAGCTTTGTatcttacttccattgtactaAATGTTTAACTGTAGAATAATCAAAAGTTGATTAGGACTAGTGCAATTTACTTATGATGGAAATTTGCATTACTTAAGTGTATTGTACTCAAGAAGGGACAACAAATTGAAGGTTAGTGGATTATTTGTACACAGGTAGAGTGTTCCCTATAACTTAAAGAAGTACTTATAGGTTGCTAACCCCATAGTACACATTTTGTCCTTGAAATGCATTTGTGGTCCAACTTACTAGGGCAAAAGTaagttttgttttgttgtgttacTATTCTAGATTTATATGTCTAACTTTGCATTTTTTTATATTGATTTTGATAAAATTCATTATTTGAAATGGAAAAGTAATACTTGCTGTTGCTCCTGAAACATGTCAGGCAGTTTGCTAGGGGGAGATATTGTAGAGTGTACCTTTGATAATCTACTTAACATTCGATAAATTCAAAGTGCATGATTACACAAAATATTTTTATGTTCTTAGAAATTAATTTTCCCTTTTTGGTTTTGGAGTAACAGCTGTTGAAAATATGCTATTTTTGCCCCATGACATAGACGAACTGGCTGCAAGGTCTTTTATGGTTTGGAGGGCTTTCCTCGGTGATATCATAGGATTGTTTCAGTTTTGGGAGATGACTGCATCTCATTTCGGTTAAGTACTCCCTTCTGAAAaaatttcttattcattatatataagatttacaaagagagagaggggtgagagagtattaatgAACTTTggcaaaaaatgaaaatgaattagaAAGAGGTGAATAGTGTAAAGAGAGCAAAAGAATGAATGGAAGCAGGAGTTAGGGGAGTGGATGGTGAAGTGAAAACAGTTGAGCAAGTGATGAAAAAGTAATggtttgaatattttgaaggactgttgaatatgttaaatGAGAAGATGGTGTATGTGGAGTGAGAGAGTCCTGGTGAATGGTATGGTAaaaagagaggtagtgaaagtttgatGTAAAATGAAGCATGTCAAAGGGGCAGGAGTGcatgaatttttcaagaaagggagtgacagtattattgattggttagtcaggcttTTTGATATTTTGTGTGGCCCAAGGTTAGGTGTATGAGGACTGGTAGAGTCTATGTATAGTGCTCAGATATAAAGACAAGGGAGACATAGTGAATTTATGGATTACAGTGGTGAAAAATCCAGTGAATATATTTAGTAAGTTGTTTGGGGGAGTAGTGATTGAAAGTTTGGTAGGATGCTTAGAACAcgtgattggggaggagcagtgtatcTTTAGGAGaggcagaagatgtgtggatcaggtgttgtctGTGAAGAATTTTTGAGAAGTACTTGAAGAAAGAGACTGAATTGTATATGGCATCTGTGGatttgaagaaagcatatgattaaGTTGACAGAGAGGCCTTTAGGAAGGTGCACAAATATGTTGGATAAATGGAAAATTACTAAATGCAGTGAGGTGTTACTAGGTGAGTAAGCCATGTGTGCAATTAGAAAGGGATGAAGGTATCGCAGTGAAGGTGAGTTCTGCATCAAAGACATATGATGTGACCATTACTGTTTAATATGTATGGATGAGttgatgagggaagtgaatgtaaggATCTTAGAGTGAAGGGCAAGTCTGTGATTTGCTAGGTGTGGAGGTTGGGGCATGGGAGGTGAATCAttttatgtttgcagatgacgctacTCTGATAGCAgactccagtgagaaactgctgaagctaaaGACAGATTGAGGGAGATTGTGAGAAAGGAGAGACTGGGAGGGAATTTGAACAGAAGTACGGGAATAACCTGATggagggggatgagagaggaTGATTTGAATATGAGTTTGCATGTTGAGAAATTGATTGCTTTAGGTACCTGGCAGTGGACATCGTAAGAGTAGAAATCATGGAtgctgaggtgagtcatagggtagcaGAGGTAGCTAAGGTCCTTGATATATTAACCCTTAAACACCATCCATTCAGCTAACAGTCTGATGGGGAATGGTCACCTTTCTTACATGACAGTTTAACATTTCCCCTCCTTTGTGTAAATATCCAGGTGACTTATTGTACCAATACTAGCCCGGCAGGTATGAGGAAAATTTTCCTCTTCTCTGTATCCCTATAATCATTATAAGGGCATGACCATTGATGTTTAAGTCACAGTTACACGTTGATCATGTAGAAAAGACATAGATTGTTGGATGTCCTAAATTATGAGAAGAAACACATGTATTGTTGGTGAGAAAGTTGATGAAGAATAGAATATATGAAGTAAGTGACTCAGAAAGTGATTTTAGTAGGAATACTTTAGGAGGAAGAAGGCCAGCACCCAGTTTCCTACTACTCTTCTGTCATGGAAGAAATTTTATAAAAAATGCATCTAATTTTCTCTTCCTGTAATCCATGGGTGATGGAGGACTTAGTTGACAGATGATAAAAGAAGagttagaaagttgaaaaaaaagactCTTGCAGTATCCTTCTCCATATGCCAACCACTCACTCATTTTCAATGTGAATAGTgtaatatttccatttttttctacaTTGCTATTTCACAAGTTAGCAAattagcattaggaacagatgaagagatggCCTCATTCAGTCATATCCACCAGACCCTTCTCCACAATCAGGTCTGACTGACCTTTCTATGATTCCCTGACTGTTTCATATGCTCTTTTTTAGGCTATTGACAGCACTTTGTCCTTTgtaaaccacatcactctaattcactctatcctttgcatacctcaccctcctgtatgtttaggccttgagccctcaaagcatttttcactccagccttccacctccgccttggtttcccctttttcttGGTTTCTtttacttctgacatgtataccctcataATCATCCTTTCCTCAATTGTACTCTTCACATATCCCAACCAaatcagcacacccttttcaactcACTCAttcctttcctcacttgttctctccatatatcccaaccatttcagcacacccttttcacctcaattatacatactcctcttactactgcacctctctcttaccttatcatttgtTATTCGATCAAACTTCATCATgccacaaacctttcatttctaacacattcacccagttctttacatttttgtgtaaggcccacacctcacatccatacagcatttATGGGACAACTGTACTATCAAATATACCGATCATTGCCTTTAAAGACAGTggcctctcattccacacataccTCAATGTGCctaagacctttgccccctcacccaccttgtggATCACCTTGACTCCCATGGTAACATTTACTGCCATATCCAGTTGTTGGTATTTGAAATACTCCATTTCATCATAGTTGTCTTCACTCAAACTTTCTCTCCAAATAACATGCTAAACCTGATATCCTGCCTCTGAGTGCCCTCCTTATACCCCAGGATTAATcgccctcctcttctctctccaacacatccctcctttataatttcatttttccccaacACACTCTTCTATCCCAGATGACCTCTTCCCAATACTTATTCCCCTGCCcctgatagtctctctctctctctctctctctctctctctctctctccacttctaccAACATCCTTCTGTTGTGAAATTGGCAATATCAGATAACCGATTGCCCTGTTTGTcatagcaggcgactaaaagtaaaaggggagggagcagggggctggaaatcctctcctcccatttctttgattttccaaaacaaggaacagagaaagcggccaagtgaggataatctctctaaggttcagtcctctgttcgtagcgctaccttgctgacgcgggaaatggtgaatatgtatgaagaaaagaaatatacatgtatagatTTCCATCATCTTAATGTCAACATTCATTTCCACCCTTTAACAGACCAATGAAATATCATCAGATAAGTTTTAGGCATGAGCATGTAGattcttatatttcttatattttgacTATCTTTTGAAGCCAATTGCATGAACTCTGACCACTTTTAGTTTAGTGTAAGTATTCTCTcctgtgttattttttttcattgccgATATCTTTGGAATAATTTTTGTGACTAAATCAATGAGAGTCTTGTTTACATCATtacctcattcattctttttgaCAGTCTGTTGTACCATATCTTTGTATTAACACCCTCTTGCACCATGACAGAATTGTCACATCAGTTTGTAACCTTGTTAAGTTTGCACTTGTTGCAACTGTTGCATCACTCAAAAGAAAGAGATCACATTAAATCGACTAATATTGATTGATGCATgaatttttggtgcattattcctCGAAACCTGTCATCCCATGGTAATCCAACTCTACGTAGTGTGTGTCATAATTGCATTGGTTATCTTCCAGCAACCAAGCTGTAAGGTATTGTTCAGTAGCCCCATAAACATTTTCTCTTGTTCCTTGAATACTCACTGGCCCTCCATTATGTAGTAATATTTGCCAGAAAAGTCacatttggtgaggctgtatcattggaagtagTCTCATCAAacaactcactccaaaggagcccattTCCTGTGCTACTGGAAGGAGCACAGCCTTGACCTGCAGGaccctttagaaagaggtccaaggtaacaccaggactctttcatagaagttGGTCTTGAGGTTATTATTTTCATAGAAGTTGGTCTTGAGgatattataaatgaataaatagggaAATTTTGGCTATGGTGTCAACATTTACTTAAACTGTGTAATACATCTCTCTCATGCCTGGAGGGCAACTGAGCATGATATGTGAAGGCATTCTGCACCCATATACCACCCTCTTATACCATAACCCAAAATTTATCCCTAAGATTGTAGCAAAGATCTCTACAATATTTGTAAATGCACTTGTGGAAAGGTTACCCAGGAAGAATATACATGAGTGGGGTAGTTGAAAGGTTAGAGCATCCTTCGCTTTCATTATTTTGCAGTCATGCTCCGTCATAGAGTTTTACACTTTATCCACTTCACTTCTTGTTGTCTGCTACTTTTCATGATCCCTAGCAATGTGTTCCAGTTTCTTTTCATCCTCAGTTTGGTATATTCTAAACGTGAAATCTTGACATAGCCATTATTTAAAAGCTTTTGTCATGCTGTTCCCCATCTCCCTAGTGGCATCTTCATTCTCGCTTCAAAAGCCCACAAAATTCTGTTCTTCCAGATCCTCACTATACATCTTGATAGTAtcaattagttttttttttctgataactTCATCTTCAGTTTTGTCATTACCTATCTTTGAATTATTCTCAAAATGTGTCCTTCTAACATTGCTAAATGTAGAGTTCGGCAACTTTaccattgtatgtgtgtgtgtgtgtttatatattagTGAAGGTGTGTCTGATCCCACTTACTGGTTTGAGGATATCAATGTGCCATAGGGTATGTATCAAATCTCTCCTGAAAGCCATAATTAGTAAAGAAAATTCAAATTTTAGTATTATTTAAAGCCTTATATTCATCCCCAGCCAGATTTCTTATCGGTAAATGACACCTTACCACTCTACCCTTCCCCCATTTGCCCCTCCTCCTGTAGCTTTGCCTCTTCTCATTTTGTGAGCTTAAGCCGGAACATATTTAATTTTATCAGTATTCTTTTACAATGTACCTTTGCTTGATTCATTCATGGAATATACACATCCAAGGGAGGCAGTAGACTTGCCACCCTGAAGCTGGTTGATAATATTGTTTTGTTTTCGCAGTCAACAACCTTTGGTTTTCTCATAGGGGTGCTGTGATGTGAAATATGATCCAGAAAGTGCATGAAAATGCATTAATTCCATGCATTTTATGAGCATGGTGAATGTTTGTCAGTGAAGACAAGACATCTAGCTCATGTTAACCTGCCCTGCCATTGCCTCACTTACCCATTCAACTTTGTTGGTGCATACTACTCCTTAGTGAAACCCACCCTGTGTTTCTTAAAACAAGTATAAGGTGTGAGTGAAACTGCATTTTCTGGGCCAATAGAAGGTGGAGGAAAGGTGTACAGTTTAGTTCTAGATGAACTTAGGTTTGCAGTTATCTAATGTATTTGGCAGTAGAGGAAAATGGTATTGCTGATCAGGGAGACATTTGATGTGCACTGAATGTTAAAAGCCTTTTGTTATAGGTACTCATAGTAGCTCGATACCTTTCTCATTTTTTATATATCCTGTTTCTCAAGTTAATACAATTGAAAGCTCATAGCAGGAtgtatcaatttagaatttatcATCCCAGATGTACCACAAATGAAATACTTtgtggaatggtttggaaaattcAAGTATGTGTGCATCTGTAAAGCTGTAGTTTTTCAGCCTTTTTTTTGCAGGTGGCACCCAATAGTCATATATTTTACTTTATTCTAGTACCCCTATTCAGTTTTCCATTAGTATTGTTGAACACATACTGAAGGCTCCGAGAGTTGAATTATTGGATAAGATTGAATCTGTAAGGACTAAACCTTCACCTGTcatttcatcttcactactatCACCTTCGTGTTTTCTTGATAAACTTATCCATAAAGAATTTTTGGGAAGTTACTGTTTGTGCTTCCAGTATTAGTAATAATGAGGAATAGAAtgcctggtgacctcacacagaGAAGTCAGCAAATCAGCTGGTGTAATATCAGTCACATATTAGACCACATGCAACTTTGAACAAAGAAACTACTGTAAGGCGGGTACCATTATATTCCTCTGGCTTTTTGTATAGGAGTATAGTCATTAGATGGTATCACAGTCTGTATTACCAGTATACAAGAATGAACTTTTAATCACAAAAGAGATCACATTTCTGTTGTCATAGTTAATTGTTGATAATTTACGATGCAGAGATGGCCAGGGCATGGCAAAAGAGTTGACACTTTTGCATCACTCCTGGACAATCCCAGAGGCACATCAGGGCACTGCAGAACTGTGGTTGAAAACATTGCTTTAAGATATTGATGAGAAATAGACATGTTCTCTGATAGAGGGGAAGTAAATTTATATTTCATAGTTTAATTCTTTGTTGTCACATTGATCTAAGACACCAATGAGAAGTAGGTATATTTTTTGACAGTGTAGGTGTAGAAAAATTATCACAAAGTATGACTTGAATGACAGATTataagaaatatcactgaactAGAGAGCTGTGCATTAGGGGATCCTTCTTCTTATATTGTTACTtaacaagagaaggaacagaggaaagggccaagtgagaaattttgtttttttaaggCCCAGTCACTTGTTCTTGATGCAACCTTGCTGAGGTGGAAAAAGCAAACATGAAACAAATTGAAAAGAAACTGTGGGCTACAACAAAAAAATGTTGACAtgctatttatcataattaagtGCATTTGATTTTGACTCGTCATGTTTTACACAAAGTGTTACGCTATTTTTGTAAATTTATAGCTATATAGGCAAAATTGGATGTC
This window encodes:
- the LOC139759440 gene encoding charged multivesicular body protein 6-A-like, giving the protein MGHLFSKKHQTKVTEQDKAVLQLKTTRDRIRQYQKRSEGSLEKDRQLAKKLLHDGKKERAKLLLRKKRYIEEQLKKTDGTLENIEKMIQDIEFAQIEMQVVDSLKVGNESLKQINEMLSIEDVERILDETQEAAEKQREIDALLSGGIFTEEDETAVEEELDALIADAVQKQLPEVPAAAENPEVELPNVPETLPEPEKEKEKPREKVALAAS